One window of the Benincasa hispida cultivar B227 chromosome 3, ASM972705v1, whole genome shotgun sequence genome contains the following:
- the LOC120072986 gene encoding germin-like protein subfamily 1 member 7: LAVKVNGFVCKNPIDVTAEDFFKSGLHIPRDTKNPVGSNVTAVNVNNLHGLNTLGISLVRIDYGRMGINPPHTHPRATEILFVLEGTLLVGFVSSNQDGNRLFSKVLNRGDVFVFPEGLVHFQQNVGHHNAVAFAGLSSQNPGVVTIADTVFGSKPHIPTDIIAKAFQTEASIIAAIQANF; encoded by the coding sequence ttgGCAGTGAAGGTGAATGGGTTTGTTTGCAAGAACCCAATTGATGTGACTGCAGAGGATTTCTTCAAGAGTGGGCTCCACATTCCACGTGACACAAAAAACCCGGTTGGCTCCAACGTGACAGCCGTGAACGTGAACAACCTCCATGGACTCAACACTCTTGGCATCTCCTTAGTCCGCATCGACTATGGGCGGATGGGTATCAACCCACCCCACACCCACCCACGCGCCACCGAGATCCTCTTCGTTCTCGAGGGCACCCTACTCGTAGGGTTCGTGTCGTCGAACCAAGACGGCAACCGCCTCTTCTCCAAGGTCCTCAACAGAGGAGACGTGTTTGTTTTCCCAGAGGGGTTAGTCCACTTCCAGCAGAACGTTGGGCATCACAATGCTGTAGCATTTGCGGGCCTCAGCAGCCAAAACCCAGGCGTTGTTACCATTGCTGATACTGTGTTTGGCTCCAAACCCCATATTCCCACTGATATTATTGCCAAGGCTTTCCAGACTGAGGCGTCCATTATTGCTGCCATTCAAGCCAACTTCTAA